The following are encoded together in the Hyalangium minutum genome:
- a CDS encoding flagellar hook-length control protein FliK, with amino-acid sequence MSRVEDDRQADQITQRLLQEKQRAEAKSKQIRQGENAFSKLVQSSQTQQAQTQQKQETKQGLGSQVLARLTKEAKGSETSQQEGTAARQTGQRQETGKTQGRQDAKALNERVESSLSGEAEKMSESHSSDTAQGQAMAVDRKHGRESSESLHESRSSEARSEGDAKADDQASDLRSAGRAGQKGALKTDADSGGGQGGGNKDGKQGGDAAAAAGFRFNPALMAPVPVAKPKPTTGSDRLRAIANEIAQKIVEKVRVGTNGAGAAEFQIDLRSNVLSGLSIKLSAKNGKISAVFSGSDRDVLKMIEEQSEGLKSALQGRGLKLEDLRFEARA; translated from the coding sequence ATGAGCCGAGTCGAAGACGATCGCCAGGCAGACCAGATTACCCAGCGCCTGCTGCAGGAGAAGCAGCGCGCCGAGGCCAAGAGCAAGCAGATCCGGCAGGGCGAGAACGCCTTCTCCAAGCTGGTTCAGAGCTCGCAGACGCAGCAGGCCCAGACCCAGCAGAAGCAGGAGACGAAGCAGGGCCTGGGGTCGCAGGTGCTCGCGCGCCTCACCAAGGAAGCCAAGGGCTCCGAGACGAGCCAGCAGGAGGGCACTGCCGCCCGGCAGACCGGCCAGCGCCAGGAGACGGGCAAGACCCAGGGCCGCCAGGACGCCAAGGCCCTCAACGAGCGCGTCGAGTCCTCTCTCTCGGGTGAGGCCGAGAAGATGTCCGAGAGCCACTCCTCCGACACCGCCCAGGGCCAGGCCATGGCGGTGGACCGCAAGCACGGCCGTGAGTCCTCGGAGTCTCTCCACGAGTCGCGCTCCTCCGAGGCGAGGTCCGAGGGCGATGCCAAGGCGGACGATCAGGCCTCGGATCTGCGCAGCGCCGGCCGCGCGGGCCAGAAGGGCGCTCTGAAGACGGACGCGGACTCCGGCGGCGGGCAGGGCGGTGGGAACAAGGACGGCAAGCAGGGTGGGGATGCGGCGGCCGCGGCGGGCTTCCGCTTCAACCCAGCGCTGATGGCTCCGGTGCCGGTGGCCAAGCCCAAGCCCACCACGGGCTCGGACCGGCTGCGCGCCATCGCCAACGAGATTGCCCAGAAGATCGTCGAGAAGGTCCGCGTGGGCACCAACGGCGCGGGCGCGGCCGAGTTCCAGATCGACCTGCGCAGCAACGTCCTCAGCGGCTTGTCCATCAAGCTCAGCGCGAAGAACGGGAAGATCTCCGCCGTCTTCAGCGGCAGCGATCGGGACGTGCTCAAGATGATCGAGGAGCAGAGCGAAGGCCTCAAGAGTGCGCTGCAGGGCCGGGGCCTCAAGCTTGAAGATCTGCGCTTCGAGGCCCGGGCATGA
- a CDS encoding flagellar assembly protein FliH, whose protein sequence is MPQYRLETLLEMRTRAKEEAEQAFSAAIKALEKEKQELKRLEEDLARRKAERKQKVMAYLNEVMAKGAGINGMNMMSRFEQRLKDEEAQVALDIERQKEAVKVAEKLVEQRRREMAEAAKELKAIEKHKENWKKQVKYERQQREEMTQEEIGSALFQARQRK, encoded by the coding sequence ATGCCCCAGTACCGCTTAGAGACCCTCCTGGAGATGCGCACCCGCGCCAAGGAGGAGGCTGAACAGGCTTTCTCCGCGGCCATCAAGGCGCTGGAGAAGGAGAAGCAGGAGCTCAAGCGCCTCGAGGAGGACCTGGCGCGCCGCAAGGCCGAGCGCAAGCAGAAGGTCATGGCCTACCTCAACGAGGTGATGGCCAAGGGCGCCGGCATCAACGGCATGAACATGATGAGCCGCTTCGAGCAGCGCCTGAAGGACGAGGAGGCGCAGGTGGCGCTTGACATCGAGCGTCAAAAAGAAGCGGTCAAGGTGGCCGAGAAGCTGGTGGAGCAGCGCCGTCGGGAGATGGCGGAGGCCGCCAAGGAGCTCAAGGCCATCGAGAAGCATAAGGAGAACTGGAAGAAGCAGGTGAAGTACGAGCGCCAGCAGCGCGAGGAGATGACGCAGGAAGAGATCGGCAGTGCCTTGTTCCAGGCCCGTCAGCGCAAGTAA